A single Bacillus sp. HMF5848 DNA region contains:
- a CDS encoding GNAT family N-acetyltransferase, with the protein MEIKAATVKNLLEVYQILNEAAHHLHNKGVQQWTEAFDKDVLAESIEQNYIYLLIDETTSIGTFSLTMINHLNSIDIQPNSYYFSKIALLPKWQGYGLGSLIISFAISQANMENKALYLDCWAGNKKLKDFYINQGFTYLGDFREDTYFISIFSIGHPLT; encoded by the coding sequence TTGGAAATTAAAGCAGCTACTGTAAAGAACTTATTAGAAGTGTATCAAATATTAAATGAAGCAGCGCATCACTTGCACAACAAAGGTGTTCAGCAATGGACAGAAGCGTTCGATAAAGATGTACTTGCTGAAAGTATAGAACAAAACTATATATACCTTTTAATAGACGAGACAACAAGCATCGGCACATTCTCTTTAACAATGATTAATCATTTAAATTCGATCGATATTCAGCCTAATAGTTATTATTTTTCTAAAATTGCCCTTTTACCAAAGTGGCAAGGTTATGGCCTTGGTTCTCTAATTATATCCTTTGCTATCTCTCAAGCTAACATGGAAAACAAAGCGCTATATTTAGATTGCTGGGCCGGGAATAAAAAATTAAAAGATTTTTATATTAATCAAGGCTTCACTTATTTAGGTGACTTCCGAGAAGACACATACTTTATTAGCATATTTTCAATAGGCCACCCATTGACGTGA
- a CDS encoding GerAB/ArcD/ProY family transporter: protein MKTQITNGMFMAIIINMVYAKGIGLTQGSMAREVGRDIWLSSIIGNVLGLLLMLLVVAAIKRLPKGDLIHQGEFVLGTFFSKLLGVLFFLFFLGSFAVVMMTFVYHLKDYFLPEAPTWIFVTLGLAVGVYAIHFGIEVVSRMALIGVFSVLSLNILLLLGSFGRFDIRELLPVLESGLLNTIWASRHYLADWAITAMMAGLILPIVKDSKTWYRSATLGVLFGGGFILMWPILEVGVLSANVTGQYIVSCMQMARSAQIGLYIHRYEMIMVAFFALSILTQIMISLFCASVAAQKVFSAKDYRPFIIPVSLILGGFSYWYILDHYRAISFLENEWIIFGLGVAIAVPLFLWMIGFVFRKKLKELSHNEDI, encoded by the coding sequence TTGAAAACACAAATTACAAACGGCATGTTTATGGCAATCATTATCAATATGGTGTATGCAAAGGGAATTGGCTTAACACAAGGAAGCATGGCTAGAGAGGTAGGCAGAGACATTTGGCTTTCCTCCATCATAGGTAATGTACTTGGTTTACTACTAATGCTCCTTGTTGTTGCTGCTATCAAACGGTTACCTAAAGGAGATTTGATTCATCAAGGTGAGTTCGTTCTTGGCACATTTTTCTCTAAACTACTAGGTGTTTTATTTTTTCTTTTTTTCCTAGGAAGCTTTGCTGTTGTCATGATGACTTTTGTCTATCATTTAAAAGACTATTTTTTACCGGAGGCTCCTACATGGATTTTCGTCACCTTAGGGTTAGCTGTTGGCGTATACGCGATACATTTTGGAATTGAAGTTGTATCAAGAATGGCCTTAATCGGTGTATTCTCCGTATTAAGTTTAAATATATTACTTTTGTTAGGATCGTTTGGCCGTTTTGATATACGCGAATTGTTACCTGTGCTTGAATCGGGTTTACTAAATACAATATGGGCAAGTCGGCATTATTTAGCAGATTGGGCCATTACAGCCATGATGGCTGGTCTTATACTACCGATAGTAAAAGATAGCAAGACATGGTACCGTTCTGCTACACTAGGCGTATTATTTGGTGGTGGGTTTATACTGATGTGGCCCATATTAGAAGTTGGTGTATTGTCAGCGAATGTAACAGGTCAATACATTGTGTCCTGCATGCAAATGGCTCGTAGTGCACAAATCGGATTGTATATTCATCGCTATGAAATGATAATGGTTGCATTTTTCGCACTATCGATCTTAACGCAAATAATGATTAGTTTATTTTGCGCTTCCGTTGCAGCACAAAAAGTATTTTCGGCAAAAGATTATCGCCCCTTTATTATCCCAGTTAGTCTTATTCTTGGCGGTTTTTCCTATTGGTATATTCTTGACCATTATCGAGCAATTAGCTTTTTAGAGAATGAATGGATTATTTTTGGTCTTGGGGTTGCTATCGCTGTACCATTATTTCTTTGGATGATCGGGTTTGTGTTTCGAAAAAAGTTGAAGGAACTCAGTCATAATGAAGACATTTAA
- a CDS encoding Ger(x)C family spore germination protein: MKKIFFVLLLVTFLTGCAGKKEINDLALVLAVGIDKSEKVENGVQVTVQVARPADARGQTGAPTGNTGDPIWSASADGQTLFEAIRNLTTISTRRVFWAHNFAIVVNEDLAREGIHDIIDFFTRNPELRMRTWIMVTPDRASTVVSTLTGLEVIPGEAIDKLFRYTEVSRAAPRSELLDVQSAYLSNTNHPVIARVKLIGRGVSNKKAGQAGAYEQIELAGAGVFNEDKLVGTLTQEETRGLLPFIETVKSGVIVVPCPKDSNKQMSAEIISQNFAVTPKYENGKPKYDVRLLVNANIVEAGCPFSIENREEVKQLQKEIKKVLSSDIQTVLNKAQKEFKLDFLELGQVFNNRFPSEWKGIRNNWDNLFTQAVVNVEIETDITSSVLLYDPTRSGKD; encoded by the coding sequence CTGAAAAAGATATTTTTCGTACTTTTACTAGTTACATTTCTTACAGGATGTGCTGGAAAAAAAGAGATTAACGATTTAGCACTAGTATTGGCTGTCGGGATAGACAAAAGTGAAAAAGTAGAGAATGGTGTACAAGTAACTGTGCAGGTTGCCCGTCCTGCTGATGCACGTGGTCAAACTGGTGCACCGACTGGTAATACAGGTGATCCCATCTGGTCTGCATCTGCAGATGGACAAACATTGTTTGAAGCCATTCGTAATTTAACCACCATATCCACTCGCCGCGTTTTTTGGGCACACAATTTTGCTATAGTCGTGAATGAGGATCTTGCTAGAGAAGGTATCCATGATATTATTGATTTTTTCACAAGAAATCCTGAGTTACGAATGCGTACATGGATTATGGTTACTCCCGATAGAGCGAGTACAGTTGTTTCAACATTAACTGGGCTAGAGGTTATACCAGGTGAGGCAATTGACAAGTTATTCAGATATACAGAGGTGTCCCGTGCTGCCCCACGCTCAGAGCTTTTAGATGTGCAATCTGCTTATTTAAGTAATACTAATCACCCTGTTATCGCACGTGTTAAACTAATAGGTCGTGGTGTCTCTAATAAAAAAGCGGGGCAAGCTGGAGCTTATGAACAAATAGAATTAGCTGGCGCAGGTGTGTTCAATGAGGATAAATTAGTAGGCACCTTAACACAGGAAGAAACTCGTGGGTTACTCCCTTTTATAGAAACCGTAAAGTCTGGTGTTATTGTCGTTCCTTGTCCTAAAGATTCTAATAAACAAATGTCTGCGGAGATAATTTCACAAAATTTTGCTGTTACACCAAAATATGAAAATGGCAAACCTAAGTATGATGTTAGGCTCCTAGTTAATGCAAACATCGTTGAAGCTGGCTGTCCTTTTTCAATTGAAAATAGGGAAGAGGTTAAACAACTTCAGAAGGAGATTAAAAAAGTGCTTTCTTCTGATATTCAAACAGTTTTAAATAAAGCTCAAAAGGAATTTAAACTTGATTTTCTTGAACTTGGACAAGTCTTTAACAATAGGTTTCCTAGTGAATGGAAGGGAATTCGTAATAATTGGGACAACCTCTTCACACAAGCGGTTGTTAACGTTGAGATAGAAACGGACATTACGAGCTCTGTACTGTTATACGACCCGACACGTTCTGGGAAGGATTGA
- a CDS encoding spore germination protein, with product MSQTQSVVEKTLQLPLDKNLKTNISYIKDVLEDSVDLVKRDFIFHDYQSLKAACFYTDGLTNTSAIEKLLEALQYEATKILDKITVLEREQFIKQLKENLIMNASLKEIKKVSEAIDAILVGDTVLLVDGSSEGLIISSKGFDARSVEEPMTEQVVRGPRDGFTENIRTNTALVRRRIRDPLFRIDAMQIGKKTKTDINIAYLKETVKPGLVDEVKKRLKKIEIDSVLESGYIEEFIEDAPLSPFPTVQSTERPDKVAGAILEGRVAIFIDNTPFVLVVPSYFWQYLQASDDYYSRYYTGSFFRLIRYIAFVISLTLPSLYVLLASFHQEMIPTPLALTIASGREVVPYPVLLEALIMETAFELMREAGLRMPKPVGQAVSIVGSLIIGQAAVQAGLVSPFMVIIVALTGIASFAIPNYAAAFSIRLIRFPLLLASGTLGLLGFAAAFSIIAIHAISLRSFGEPYLAPATPFQPSDQKDAVIRLPWWKMNKQPQLAEGEENREGDNQKPSPPKSAVNESVTTKATKQAEASKKEQQDNDEQSNYTDGSSSYIKKTENLAKQKNKHQNDEDSRTDNETPKSIKKEDNPEMNSAASKQNNDLVDVIKQTKDNKNTESADNATQKDSQKANENTLKKKQKHTITSNSPNNDADLVNAIKQGQHDNANSSSQKKETQTQDTKRKSTSFHSDDELLNNMKQPQRQDNNSATSHSNAVGQRQTNTNTSFNNDADLANNIKHDHTQGKKLTSSNDDVELANDLKKKQDNNLTEKEEASASSKRSQKGRPFKKPIKLGRKDKR from the coding sequence ATGTCACAAACGCAATCAGTTGTTGAAAAAACATTACAGCTACCACTAGATAAAAATTTAAAAACTAATATTTCTTACATTAAAGATGTTTTAGAAGATAGCGTTGATTTAGTCAAAAGAGACTTTATTTTTCATGATTATCAAAGTTTAAAAGCTGCTTGCTTTTATACAGATGGGCTTACTAACACATCAGCTATAGAAAAGTTACTCGAAGCTTTACAATACGAAGCAACAAAAATTCTCGATAAAATTACTGTTTTAGAGCGTGAACAATTTATCAAACAATTAAAAGAAAATTTAATTATGAACGCATCTTTAAAGGAAATAAAAAAAGTGTCTGAAGCGATAGATGCAATTCTAGTGGGAGATACAGTCCTTCTTGTTGATGGATCAAGTGAAGGTCTAATCATTTCTTCAAAAGGTTTTGATGCACGTAGTGTAGAAGAGCCTATGACAGAACAAGTTGTCCGCGGCCCACGCGATGGTTTCACCGAAAATATTAGAACAAATACAGCACTTGTTCGCCGTCGTATTCGCGATCCACTTTTTCGTATAGATGCTATGCAAATAGGAAAAAAAACAAAAACTGATATTAATATTGCTTACTTGAAAGAAACGGTTAAACCAGGTCTTGTAGACGAGGTAAAGAAAAGATTAAAGAAAATCGAAATTGATAGTGTGCTCGAAAGTGGCTATATCGAGGAGTTTATTGAGGATGCCCCACTTTCACCCTTCCCAACCGTGCAAAGCACGGAGCGACCTGATAAAGTGGCGGGTGCAATTTTAGAAGGGCGAGTCGCTATTTTTATAGACAACACGCCGTTTGTTCTTGTTGTTCCTTCGTATTTCTGGCAGTACTTACAAGCGAGTGATGACTATTATTCGCGCTACTATACTGGATCATTCTTTCGGTTAATACGTTATATTGCCTTTGTTATCAGTCTCACTTTGCCATCACTTTACGTGCTACTAGCAAGCTTTCATCAGGAAATGATTCCAACTCCTTTAGCGCTTACTATAGCCTCAGGGCGAGAGGTTGTGCCTTACCCTGTACTTTTAGAAGCATTAATTATGGAGACTGCTTTTGAGCTCATGCGAGAAGCTGGTTTGCGAATGCCAAAGCCAGTGGGACAGGCTGTAAGTATCGTTGGCTCATTAATTATTGGACAAGCAGCTGTGCAAGCAGGACTCGTATCCCCCTTCATGGTAATTATCGTGGCCTTAACAGGTATTGCATCGTTTGCCATTCCAAACTATGCAGCTGCTTTTTCAATTAGACTTATTCGGTTTCCACTTCTACTAGCATCAGGAACGTTAGGCCTTTTAGGCTTTGCGGCTGCATTTTCGATTATTGCAATACACGCCATCTCATTACGTTCGTTTGGCGAGCCTTACTTAGCTCCCGCTACGCCGTTTCAGCCAAGTGACCAAAAGGATGCCGTTATTCGTCTCCCTTGGTGGAAAATGAATAAGCAGCCTCAGCTAGCTGAAGGTGAAGAAAACCGCGAGGGTGACAACCAGAAGCCTTCGCCACCTAAATCAGCTGTTAATGAGAGTGTCACAACAAAAGCAACTAAACAAGCCGAAGCAAGTAAAAAAGAGCAGCAAGACAACGACGAGCAAAGCAATTATACAGACGGTTCATCCTCATATATAAAGAAAACAGAAAATCTTGCTAAACAGAAAAACAAACATCAAAATGATGAAGATTCAAGAACAGATAATGAAACACCTAAGTCCATAAAGAAGGAGGACAATCCAGAAATGAACAGTGCGGCTTCCAAACAGAACAATGACCTAGTAGATGTTATTAAACAAACAAAAGATAATAAAAATACTGAGTCAGCTGATAATGCTACACAAAAGGACAGTCAAAAAGCGAATGAAAATACACTTAAAAAGAAACAAAAACATACAATCACTAGCAATTCACCTAATAACGATGCCGACCTAGTCAATGCAATTAAACAAGGGCAACATGATAATGCCAACAGCTCGTCACAAAAAAAAGAAACTCAAACGCAAGATACAAAAAGGAAAAGCACATCTTTTCATTCTGACGATGAGTTATTAAACAACATGAAACAGCCGCAGCGGCAAGATAACAACAGTGCGACTTCCCATAGTAATGCTGTGGGACAAAGACAAACAAATACTAACACTTCTTTTAACAACGATGCCGACCTAGCGAATAACATCAAGCATGACCATACTCAAGGAAAGAAGCTAACTTCCTCTAACGACGATGTTGAGCTAGCGAATGACCTAAAAAAGAAGCAGGATAATAACCTGACAGAAAAAGAGGAAGCTAGTGCCTCATCAAAGAGATCACAAAAAGGGCGGCCATTCAAAAAGCCGATCAAATTAGGAAGGAAGGATAAACGCTGA